The genomic interval TGATCTCTCTTCTTCGCATTTCCATTCTGGGTCTCTTTTTTCCCACCAACAACCCATTCACCAGAGCGGGTCTTCTTAGGGTCAGCCTCGGAGGGGTTGTAGCCTAACCCTTGTGTACCAGCACGGCGGTCATATTCAACAACCTTGGTATCACCCTTGTTGTTCCTGCCAATACCTTTACCCTCAGACCAGCCATAGCCAGCAAGTAGCGCAGCACCAAATCCCTCCACAGGCACCTCGAGGAACTCGTCTAAGCCGCGGTGATCGGGGAGGCTGGCCATGTCCTCCTTGTACCTCCGCAGCATAAGGTCGCCACCAGGGGCATCAGCTGGAGGAGGTGGTGTCTTCTCCGGCTCCGTCGCGGCTGCGGGAGCCACCGCCCTCTCCGATTCCGCCGCGGCGTTGCGGACGGTGAGGCCATAGGCGATGTGGGAGGAGGGGTTGTCAGGGGCGGTGGAGGTATCGAGCACGAAGGAggggccaccggcggcggacgcggcgagggccgcctcctcctcgggggtggggagggaggagggcttGCGGGAGCGGTGGTTGAGGAAGTGGCCGGAGTTCTGGAGCGGCGCGATGACAGCCGGCGCGGGCCCggtggctagggtttgggtcGGGTCGAACTCGGTGACGAACTGCGGGGCcggggcggcgcgcgcggaggaggccgagtgctcgccgccgtcggacgcctctgcggcggcggcggcggggcgcgaGGCCGGCCTGGGCGGCCGGGCCTTGGAGGGGATGGAGAAGGAcagcttcttctccttctccatggcggcggccggcgattTGGGGGAAGGGAAAGCGAGTGGGACGGAGGAGCACGGCACGGCAGACGGGACACGAGGAAATCGAGCGCGTGCGGTTTAGACGGCGAACCAAAAGCCCCGTGGACTCGTTGCCTTACGCGGAGTCGGTGGCCGCAGGCCCGCAGCCCGCATCGGATCAAGTTGGGCTGGCTCATTATTTTTGGGAGCTTTTGGGATGTTAAATCTCTTGGGCCTTAACTGGGCCTATTTTCTCCTacagattatctgatttttatatgGTTATCTAATGGTGCAAACTATGaaattaacttatataaaaataaaaatctattttagaaaggtAATATGAtgaatatctatatataaacttttttttcaaaagtggACCAGTTTAGGAAGTGTGCGATGCAAAAGTTGAGAAGAAAATCTGAGAAAAATCTTAGCTATTGAACACAACCGGACCTGGGTTGTGAGATTGTTTTGCACAAGCACAACCTAACAAAAGTTGCTTGTGAGTAAGCAGTTCGCTCAATTCTGGGAATCTATTCGCTAGGATGAAAAGGTTGGCTTGACAAGATTTGTTATAGGATTATTTTTGGTCAAAATGCGAGTTATCCACTGAAGTACTGATTTGAGGTAAGCAGGTAATGGATTGTAGCGTTGTTTGAGCACTTGGGAAGCTAATAAcaagtaataaattatatggGTTCTTttgaaacacatgaattttataggatttttacGGTAGTGTTTAGTTCAGTTactcgattttttttctaataaagaCCACTAGTCGACAGTGAAACAACTCattttaatatttcatagTACTATTTGCTTAAGATAAACCGATAACAGACATGAGCACAAGTGACAAGGGAAGCAGCCGTCGACAATGGTCGCCGAGAGTCAGTCAAAGCGTGCTCGATTAGCCTtccccaaaaaaataattgtaaagcagcagcaacaaagTCATGTGTACGCAATCAGACGCGCTACAGGAGCCCATAGACCGCTACATGATTCATAAACTATAGCGTACACTCAAGTCAGAACAGCGACCACCTAATCCTAATGAAACTGCACGAACAGCGACCGCGTCCGCACGCATGTAGCTTCGCAGATCATCTTGCCTCAACACGCAAATGGAATTAGCTGATCAATCTTACTGAAGAAAAATCTAGTTTAACCTTTAAGCCATCAACTTTTATCTCCATGGTAATTCTTCACATTAGTGAATGCAATCCTTGTGTGTTATCATTCTATAATTGAGAAGTTCATTAGCAATTCTTCACATCAGGGAATGCAATCCTTGAGTTGAGCATTATCTgatacactttttttttccttcaattaCTCCAAAACTCATGGCAACATCAGAACTTTATGTGCACATGGTTGTAAAGCCAAAGGGAAAGGGGGTTGGAAGACAAGGATGTTACAAGCATGAGCCCGTCCTGCTCCTGCACACTTGTAGCCACTGGCTCTGAAAGTGACAACATGCTATCAATCAACTATATCCTTAAGCTTGCTTACAATGCACGAAGAGCCGATTGATTTGAACAATGAACTTGACCGAGACCCGTTCCAGTTTGTTGATCACGGGTACCTAATCATTCTCGAGGAGAAGTCTGAAGGCTGTGTGCAGATGACTTTTTCCTTCAGAActtctcataaaaaaaaaagcaatgacTTTTTCATTCAGATAATGCACGAGGCATAAAAACACAAGCAGCTTTGTTCAAGAAAAAGTCCGGGATTCCCTGCAATCTTACCAAGTCAAACACTTTGATCATTGCAAATCAGAATGTAGGGCCAAATACTATCACTTCTAACTTATTGTTGCTACCCTTCATTCTCATTCATCAGAAGCAGATTCTCTGCAGTCCTTGCATCATCAGTTACTGTAGTGAGCATGTAGTTGTCTACTGTTCTTGAGTTTCATCCCAAACAGGTTAGACATCAGGTGAATGCTCCAACCACTTCGGTTCAGACTTGGGAAGGATTGATTGATGACAACGAGAAGGAGCAGAAGAAAACAACTCTCAGAGAGGAAGCCTCCAAGAACTGGGCTTGCAGAAGCCGTCAGTTGTTGTGTCACTTGACATGTCCTGAACCACCACATTGTCCCTGGCTCATTGCTGGTTTGTCCCATTCAACTTCTCTGACACCATTCTCATCTGCCAAATCGTGGCACTGTAACCTAACCTGACCCAACTAACCTCTCGACATGCTTATGCAAAATCAGAGGTTCGAACTAATTATAGATCCAAAAGTGCAGTACACGTGTCTAATTCGAAGCTGAATATCTAACGTGTGATGTGATGAGGAAGCTGctatccaagaaaaaaaaacatatcgaAAAATGGAGAAGTAACTCTGAAGATTCATCAGCAAAGTTCAGGCTTTCAGAAATCAGGATGGCTTCAGAAAATTTATCTAAGCATGAAAAAATTGCAACTTTCGTTTTTCTCATTGTGTGCATTGTACAAATGAACAAAAGGTGAGCTAAGAAAatggtttctttttctttttacagaTTTTGTGTTGTTTCTGACGAAGTATCATACAGCGCTATGGCAGAGGCTTGATTTCCATTGAGATTGTCTCGTCTCCAACCATGCCAAGAATCTGTAGACCTTGCCGAAGACGCCGAGGAAGACGAGCCCGGCGACAAGGCTGTACGCCAACACACTGacggcgccgccctccacgGCGACCCAGCCTACGAGGTAGACCGCGTCGGCCGCGACGAACACCCAGCCGGCGGCCTCCAGCGCCGACCGCGTCCACGCGCTGAGCCGCTCCTCGCCGTAAATCCGGCACACCATCCGCGAGCACAGCGCGAAGATGATCGCCAGCGCCGTCTTGGACAGGCCCCGGTACCgcaccgccgtgccgccgacgacgagcggcTCCATCCGGCAGAGGCAGGACGCGCACTCGCCGGAGAACTGCGACCACCGGAGCGCCTCCTGGCCCGTGTAGTAGGGCAGCACGACGGCGTCCAGGTACAGGCTGGCGTGAAGCACGCCGGAGACGGTGGACGCCTCCAGCACCGCGTAGCGGATGTCCCCGTCGGCCTCGTTCCGGAACGCGAGCGCCGAcgcctgcag from Oryza brachyantha chromosome 3, ObraRS2, whole genome shotgun sequence carries:
- the LOC102711329 gene encoding protein MOS2-like yields the protein MEKEKKLSFSIPSKARPPRPASRPAAAAAEASDGGEHSASSARAAPAPQFVTEFDPTQTLATGPAPAVIAPLQNSGHFLNHRSRKPSSLPTPEEEAALAASAAGGPSFVLDTSTAPDNPSSHIAYGLTVRNAAAESERAVAPAAATEPEKTPPPPADAPGGDLMLRRYKEDMASLPDHRGLDEFLEVPVEGFGAALLAGYGWSEGKGIGRNNKGDTKVVEYDRRAGTQGLGYNPSEADPKKTRSGEWVVGGKKETQNGNAKKRDHDSRSRTDGRGSNTRYSRGGTEDRDSSAHQKRSSERRAEREVQEKVRNSRDTRQVKIGGGGGDKVRWLHSDIRVRVVSERLSKRLYLKKGKVLDVVGPTTCDIIMDDRSELVQGVEQDMLETVLPRTNGLVLLLGGEHKGMCGHLIEKNSEEETGVVELSNTKDMLRVKYDQIAEYIGDPESLEY
- the LOC102711601 gene encoding uncharacterized protein LOC102711601, which translates into the protein MSYDQMIAPLLGAGRSAWTAHDGGEAVVRQILKCTRWQLEETTDFVTCPYHYYCDSSYPGDYHAAVGALVAAFAAYCFLSTLAFTVLDLARSNATGVRGIKRKYLLPSGPFLLPLVLLVLAKGQRINAVFPLAQLGPALLLLLQASALAFRNEADGDIRYAVLEASTVSGVLHASLYLDAVVLPYYTGQEALRWSQFSGECASCLCRMEPLVVGGTAVRYRGLSKTALAIIFALCSRMVCRIYGEERLSAWTRSALEAAGWVFVAADAVYLVGWVAVEGGAVSVLAYSLVAGLVFLGVFGKVYRFLAWLETRQSQWKSSLCHSAV